tgaGGTGAAGTCAGATAATGTGTTTCAATGTCAGGTCTGGTATCTGCCAGGAGAAAAACCATCTACAAAGGAAATAACTGGTGATGTTAGATGCAAGGTGTCTTTAGTCTATCAGGTGACATGGAGCAGCTCAAAATTAAAACTCAGGCAGCATTTTAATAAGTAGAGTTCAGCTGCGTGATGATCATTTTGCAGAGTTTCTCTATTTGTGCAGTCAATGCATGACATATCCTGCAGCGTATTTAGGCCGCCGCTAGCAGGATGCAAAAGGACACTCAAAGACACTGTGATACGATTCCTGATTTTATTGTGAAACAGAGATTTAAGACAGATTAAGAACCTCTGGGTTACAGTAATGAAAAGAGCACCAGTCCCGAGGGAGTACACAGACTGCAGTAGTGAGAGAAACGGTCATTATACACATAACTGTATTTTATACCTAGTAGGTGCCTCTGTTCCAGAAGAGACCTTTCCCTTCAACTCAAACAGGAGAGCAGTACAGCAGTTCTGTACTACTGTGCTACCTCATCAGCAGTGCTAATTACATGCTTCtaattttgctgaaaaataaaactgaattgtAACAAATCCCTGACGCGAGGTACTTCGAGCACCTGTGGGAAAACGCCCATGTAAACAGCAATATGAGATACAGTACACTTTAAATAACAGACAAGACAAATCCTATGCCGTTCTGACAACACACGGAGCAGCTTTATGCTGAAGCTGATAAACACAATCTTAATGCACACTTCCTTGATTTCAGACTCTCAGAATTAAGCCACGTAATTTGGGACGAGAACTGTAAACATTGTGCCTGCCTCACAACAGGAGGGCAGTGCGTGAGCTCAGTGCGAGCTGTTACAGCAGGATTAGCATCTATGCCAACTGACTGCACTCAGTGCAGGGCAACTGTCAGCGGCTGTGAGGAAAGGACAAAGCACCAGAACAGGAACCTCTGACCGGCACCGAGTGTGGAGATACTGCTTGTATCTATTGTTCAAGTATGTGAAGCACCTTCTCTCATAAGATCATCAAAACGTGAACATTTTGATCAGCTTATTGCTTTTACTTCATCTCTTCCTCACGTGATAGAAGAGGGAAAGTAGGTGATGGTCAGGCACAAGCACAgaatctcctttctttctcagtcaCCGGTATTGGCCAAAGTTGTGTGTTGTTTGAGCAAGTTCCTCAGAAGAAAGCTGTAGTTCCAACAGCTGTCAACTTAATTCATGGAATAGCTGCCCTTGTCTTCAacttaatacattttttacGCATAAGATGCGTAAGAAAAACACCCTCTAAGGTCTCGAAGAGAAGTTAACATAAAAAACTGCTAAAGCACGATCTTCTTTCACCCTGTGCTAACTGTACCTGACACAAATCACATAACTGCAGGTGGGTTTTTACAGGGAACACACTCTTTCAATTCCCTGCCATATAAACTGTTCACTCGCTAAGGTTCAGGAGAAACTAATCACAAAGAAGTGACCGACAAATGCCACAGAGTTGAGaaccacttttcttttttaaggaaTTCCAGTTCCTCACACTAGAatttaagagagaaagagacGGAATGATAAGAACAACTTATTCTAAGGCTAGAATATTTTAGGCCCTGTCCTGTGTGACACTAATTTTCCTGACCAGTGTTGAGTTGTCTCTGTTCCCTTAAACCTGACCATGGTCCAGTCACCAAACAGACTGAGCTCACTATTCCTGCCCTGAAGTGCAAAGGGAGTCTTAAAAAAGCACCATTTGTTTAACTGTGCATGATTAAAAACGCCACTTTGTATAAGGGTACACTTTCATTTTCCCCCTCTAGATATAAAAGGGCTGTGAGCTATCCAAATATTGACGCGTCAATAAAAAGTACACTGCTGCTCTTACTCCTACTTTACAACGCATGGAATAAAATTAACGCCCTAAAGAAATCTTCACAAACGAGAAAGCAGTTTGtcaaaaactgcaagaaaaggCATACGTTAAATATAAAACTCatatacaaaaaagaaaggctaacttttgtttttcttttatagtttGGACAGTTCCTTAAAATTACCTACTTCATCGATTTCAGCCTACCACACACTTATTTAGGACTATAATAAAATATCTAAGGGAGATAAAATACTATTAAAACGCTTCAGTTGGAGAACCGAGGTACCAATCTTGATCACTGCATTAAAACTGCAGCATGTATGCATAGCTGAGAAGAAAGAGCTCTCACGCATTGCTTCCCTCTCCTTCTTGCGTCATACCAGCACTGAACTCTGGAATCTGGTCTGCAAAGGACTGCGTCATCCACTGTCCATTAGGAACGTCACCAAAAGATGAGCCCTCGCAGTACTGTGGATTGCTTGGTgctgagaaacaaacagaaatgaagtacGGTTGGAAATGCAGTTGAGATCCACGACTAAGACAAAGCCACATGAAACCATCTAAAAAAAGATGTTTGCCATTTGTATCTTCCCTTGTACTTTTCAACTACCTACTCAGACTGCAGCTCAAACCCATTCTTTTTGAATGTCTGGTTCTGGAGACCCAGATCATTCTGCCCGTTAGCTTTGCATCAGCACTTCTTTGAACAACGACCTCAAGGGCGGCAAAAACATAAACTAAGAGTCTGAACATTTAAATGAATACTTTactttgcagcattttctgagTAAAATTCTTCTTCTCAAAAGGACAAAATAGGGTCAGTATAACACAAATTGAATTTTGCGTCCTCACCGAGATTAGGACTAAAAACTCAAGACGCTGAAGAAGGTGGCAGTTCACTTCTGCcattattttgtcctttttaaattttttaaaatttcaattAGTTGGTAGTATTTTGGGAAATAGAATTCCTGATATCACAGTTACAcgttgcccaaggaggctgtggatgccccatccctgcaagcattcaaggccaggctggatgtggctctgggcagcctggtctggtggttggtgaccctgcacatagcagggggttgaaactaaatggattttgtggttctttttgacccaggcctttctatgattctatagttaCAGCAAGATTACTAGACTCATTTTTCTAGTCTTCAAACTGTATGGCCACTACACCAGCTATTCTAACACAGACATTACTTGGGAGTGTTCAAATACTCTTCTTTCATTTGCCCCACCAAGAACAGAATCATTTCAATTATCTGTCATGTCATTCTATGACTTCATTGCCTAAAGGGTAGAAAATTAAGCGTATGGAATGGTTATAAGAAATTATATAGAATGGTTTAAAGAATGAATGCCCCAAGCACCACCCTTTACCAGTTCCATTTGAAGAGAAATTGCACTGTTCGCTTTCATATGGTGCACGATCACAGTAAGCTCCTCCGTATGCTGCTTCATAACCTGgatcatatttttcttccttgacaGCCATCTTTTTAGCATCCTCTGCAGAGAGAGCAGACCTCAAGTATTAAGAACAGGAAGCgttcaaagaacattttcactAGAGAATATGTGAAAAACACAagcacacattttaaaagacaatTCCAATAACCACTATACCTTGTGCAAGCTGTAAGTCAAAGGTGTACTGCACCTCCTGCACCTCTGTGTTCGGTGCAATGCCTTTCAGCTGATCCCTTAAGTCTTTTAGCTTTATGTAATAATGAACTTTATCTTGTGCACGAGGAAACTGAGCACATCTTGCACTGGATGATGGCATAACGTAGCACagcttaggaaaaagaaaaatagcattacTGATCCCTAATAGTGCAACAAGAGGAACTGACAGTTAAGCTCGTGTTATTGTTTTAACTTTTTGCACAAACATCCACTGATACCaaagatagaatcatagaatcaccaaggttggaaaagacctaaaagatcatccagtccaaccattcacctattaccaatagctcccactaaaccatgtccctcaacacaacatccagtctttccttgaacaagATGTTTCTAGGACAGGATAAAAGGAGctcatttttcctctccagcTCACGGCCTTGCCCTAAAGAGAGGGGCTGAGTATCAGCTGATGAAGCCAAGACAATTCTCACCACTCGTTTACATGCTGTAGGAGAAATGATACAAATACGTGTTACAGTAATTACAAGCATAAGCCAGAGAGGGAAGCACACTGCAGAACTCTGTGAACAAGCGGGGCTCACAGCCAGAAAGGCCGCAGAGCATGTGATAGTATGCAAAAACCCAAATCCAGCAAGAAAAGCATCACGAGTCAATAATTAGCCTTGATTCTTGGCCAAACGTGCCTATGACACACAACTTAACTGGAGCCAACTTAGGTGTTTCCGTTTCTGCTGGCAGCCCGAGCTAAAGGCTTGAAGTTAGTTCAGAAAAAAGGAATCCCAACCAACACATTTATTACAGATCAGTATTTATGAACAAGTACTTGGAAAGAGGGTTATTCATTTATCGTTTCCTTCAAGTACATTTCCTGAAGAAGTACTTAAGAGCGAcccaagaaagaagcattttatcACCAACAGTTCTTCAGGTTCCGATGGCAACACTCCATCATTAGAGAGGGACAGTTTAAACCACTTAAACTTGAAGCACTAACAATTTGGGATGGGTAAAAAAACACCCTAAAAGTCTGAACTGAGCAGATGATAAAGCTCTGGAATAAGCTGCTTTGGCAGGCAGTGCAGTTGCCTTTGCTATTAAGAACAGGTTAAACAAACCTATCTGTGATGATACATAGCTGGTCTCTTGGCTACCTCCCAGCACCAGATGCCCATGATAAACAAGTACCTTCCAGTTGTAGATGCCTATGATTAGTGCACTCTTCACCAGAAAAGTGCTGTACCTTAAGCATCCAATTTAATTTCAAGCTGCAAATCAGCTTAAGATGACTGAGGCTGACTGAAGTGTTTGAGCATGCTCAGAGCAGGAatgctgcagtatgaaagctCAGTCACTGACTTcctattcttttttcctcagctgtggCTCCTAGCATTAAAATTCAGTAGTATTAGCGTGCAGGTAATCGGATGTAGATAATCAGATGGAAGGAGATGACAGTTACAAAAGCACACGTGTTTTATTAATATGTTAATAGAAAATGAACTAACCTACTAACCACAacacagcatttccaaaagAATATCTGCCCACCTGATTAAGCTGCCTAAAAGACGTGCCTGAAAATGACCCAATCCTACTTTCTCCAATTAAATAAAAGCCCTTCAGGTTCCTCGTACTTTGACATTGCTGTAAGTGGGTGTAAGCACTAAGATTTCATTAGCTGTGAAATAACCAAAGAAGAGCGATTTCAGTACTTACAGTTTCTGTCTCTGGTACCTTGTGCGGCTGCAATCCAAATTCCAGGTTCTTAACTCTTATTCCAAAAACTTCCCTACTAAAAATTTCATAGATACCTGGAAGAGGAAGGCCAGGATGAGCGGATAAAAAAAGGCCACCCATAGAACAAATTCATTCAAAATGAGGATTCTCACATTTTCCATTGAAAGCTGCTATACGAGGTTTATACTTCTGTAATTTCTGCATCAGAATTCGCCCTCCTTCTCGAAACTCTTTACTGAAAGACAAAGTtaataaaaccaaaaacttGAAATTATCATCAAAACACCATTAATTCCTTAACAAGCACGATATTCTCTTGTGTTCTCCTGCCTGGAGAGGTCTTTGCTTCCAGGCGTTGTCCTTTCCACCATATTAGTAAATCCAATCCCATATTTATGCGGTAAGGTGTGGTCATCCATATGGTTCAGCTGTTCATTACTTAGACCAGACATGAAGAGACACTTCCCTGCAAAAGAGGAAGATTGATATTCACTTTTAGAAACacacaacaacaagaaaaaacaccGCCGCCATTAAACCATTGGCTACCAAGGCACAGTAACAGATCACTGAAGGAGAAGCCTATGTTAATAGAGAATCAGCTAATCTGGGGGAAACAAAGAGGTAAATACAGTAAGGTAGCTTTCTCTCACATCTTCGCCACTGCTTTTTACTGCACTTGGCCTCTCTGACAGTATCCACCGACACCTGagaataatatttaatatataaaagCATAGTTTGGATGGTGTGCAGCGTCAGACTCTAAGTTAACCACACGTACTTCCTAATGCTCCGCCAATCTTACAACTGCTTGGATTTGTCACAGCACGTACATCTAGTCTGCTTCTTGGCAAACAAGGCTGTTAGATTAGCTCATCTGCAGAACACTGGGAAATAATACAGGATTTACTGGTCCGCTGGGTACCAGAAGTTTTTTGGCTGGAGTATCACAGGGCTGCAAATCAGCCTGTGTGTGTGGAGTTCCTTGTTACCACAGCTGGAATGAAGCCTGCTGCGCAAAACAGTGTCTTGCAACTGAGCTCACAAATGACCTCTCTCTATGGGaacatgctgcagaaaacgttatttaaacagaaaaacaggctAAAAAACTGTCTGGAGAATCAGGTATGCTACGTATGCCTGCTGGGAAATGGCAGCGGCCACTGCTTCTTCTTCAGTTAGGAAACTCGTTGAGTAGAAATGAATACATGCACAAGGAAGAGGACTTGCTGAAACGCTTCCTGAGCAAAGCATGAATAGCTCTGTTGTGAACTGATGCCTGCTGACTTCCCCTTGATAACTCAAGAGCTAATTGCTTGATTTTTACTCCtaatcatcatagtatcatagtatcatgcgttggaagggaccttagagatcatcgagtccaactcccgggattcgagccctctagtgtagcagagcggcagttttaccccttgcgtcacaggggggatttgaacccgggccctctggtgttgcaagcggcggttctaacaccatGTGCCACCAGGGGTGCACATTAATGTTGCACATTAAGAAGTTACTTAGTAATGCAATCCAATAAGCTGCATTTACTTGACAATTCTGAACCTTTCATTTTACTCCTTTTTACATACGCTATTTGTTAGAAAAAGTTATGGCGTTTCAATTACTCTCAGAGTGCTAAAAGCAAAATCCCTCTTTCCACACCTCCtcaaaaaccaacccaacagcTTAATTTAAGCACCACAAGTTCTAACAGTTCTGCAAATGccataaataaaagagaaaacatacaaaaatggTTTCCAG
The sequence above is a segment of the Excalfactoria chinensis isolate bCotChi1 chromosome 1, bCotChi1.hap2, whole genome shotgun sequence genome. Coding sequences within it:
- the TDG gene encoding G/T mismatch-specific thymine DNA glycosylase isoform X1, translated to MAAGGAPRSAMEAEELGRYYAYLQQAQAFYTFPFHQMMTAPPTMEAMTEQPTLESIPEPNLAQEPPKEVKKGGRKRKAKATEPKQPKKPAAKKEKVTKSKGKQEKITDTFKVKRKVDRFNGVSEAELLTKTLPDILTFDLDIVIIGINPGLMAAYKGHHYPGPGNHFWKCLFMSGLSNEQLNHMDDHTLPHKYGIGFTNMVERTTPGSKDLSSKEFREGGRILMQKLQKYKPRIAAFNGKCIYEIFSREVFGIRVKNLEFGLQPHKVPETETLCYVMPSSSARCAQFPRAQDKVHYYIKLKDLRDQLKGIAPNTEVQEVQYTFDLQLAQEDAKKMAVKEEKYDPGYEAAYGGAYCDRAPYESEQCNFSSNGTAPSNPQYCEGSSFGDVPNGQWMTQSFADQIPEFSAGMTQEGEGSNA
- the TDG gene encoding G/T mismatch-specific thymine DNA glycosylase isoform X2, which gives rise to MMTAPPTMEAMTEQPTLESIPEPNLAQEPPKEVKKGGRKRKAKATEPKQPKKPAAKKEKVTKSKGKQEKITDTFKVKRKVDRFNGVSEAELLTKTLPDILTFDLDIVIIGINPGLMAAYKGHHYPGPGNHFWKCLFMSGLSNEQLNHMDDHTLPHKYGIGFTNMVERTTPGSKDLSSKEFREGGRILMQKLQKYKPRIAAFNGKCIYEIFSREVFGIRVKNLEFGLQPHKVPETETLCYVMPSSSARCAQFPRAQDKVHYYIKLKDLRDQLKGIAPNTEVQEVQYTFDLQLAQEDAKKMAVKEEKYDPGYEAAYGGAYCDRAPYESEQCNFSSNGTAPSNPQYCEGSSFGDVPNGQWMTQSFADQIPEFSAGMTQEGEGSNA